The following proteins are encoded in a genomic region of Elusimicrobiota bacterium:
- a CDS encoding aminoacyl-tRNA hydrolase — protein MIPRLVVGLGNDEKKYDHTPHNIGFQALDVLARRLKLSWKDEKGKVQSAGKGDVRFIKPKTLMNISGASVFWAAAWWRIPVSEIVVVCDDFSLPWGRVRIRRKGSCGGHNGLNSVVQSFNTEEVARLRVGVGPVPPGMDPKIFVLKKVDTTLLAELADQAADALNAVLVEGVDAAMNHFNGLPS, from the coding sequence ATGATTCCACGTTTGGTGGTTGGGCTTGGGAACGACGAAAAAAAATACGACCACACGCCCCACAATATTGGGTTTCAGGCGCTCGATGTTTTGGCGCGGCGACTGAAACTGAGCTGGAAGGACGAAAAAGGAAAAGTTCAATCGGCAGGGAAAGGCGATGTTCGTTTCATCAAGCCAAAGACCCTGATGAATATTTCCGGTGCCAGCGTCTTTTGGGCGGCCGCCTGGTGGCGGATCCCCGTCTCGGAAATCGTGGTGGTCTGTGACGATTTTTCCCTTCCCTGGGGTCGGGTTCGGATTCGACGGAAAGGGAGTTGTGGGGGACACAACGGGTTGAATTCGGTTGTTCAGTCGTTTAACACCGAAGAGGTGGCGCGGCTTCGTGTTGGGGTGGGGCCTGTCCCTCCAGGAATGGACCCGAAAATTTTTGTTCTGAAGAAGGTCGATACGACCCTTTTGGCCGAGTTGGCCGACCAGGCCGCTGACGCGTTGAACGCGGTGTTGGTGGAAGGAGTGGACGCGGCCATGAACCATTTTAACGGTCTCCCCAGCTAA
- a CDS encoding 50S ribosomal protein L25 — MKTIELRGEKRELSTKGDLLKLRESGRVPGVVYGEKKEPITMSVDVKNFTQLLKGHGANVLMNLTVGENGEIVLLKDVQRDVLSHNIIHLDFQRISMKKMIEVNVPLLVMGEAPGVKIGGGVLEHILRNLRVRCLPADIPDGISVDVSQLQLNQGIKVKDVVLPAGVECITEGEGLVLNIVAPVEEEVAPTPVAGAVAAGGTEPEVIAKGKKPEEGEAVPGGKAPAAGAKAAPAGKEKK; from the coding sequence ATGAAAACCATTGAACTCCGCGGTGAAAAGCGGGAATTGTCTACAAAAGGCGATCTTCTCAAGCTTCGAGAAAGTGGGCGTGTGCCTGGGGTCGTTTACGGTGAGAAGAAAGAGCCGATCACTATGTCGGTGGATGTGAAAAATTTCACCCAGTTGCTTAAAGGGCACGGGGCCAACGTTCTCATGAACCTGACGGTGGGGGAGAACGGGGAAATCGTTCTCTTGAAAGATGTCCAACGCGATGTCCTTTCACACAACATCATTCACTTGGATTTCCAGAGAATCTCCATGAAAAAAATGATTGAAGTCAATGTGCCGCTCCTCGTAATGGGGGAAGCTCCTGGTGTTAAAATCGGCGGGGGTGTTCTTGAACACATTTTGAGAAACCTTCGTGTGCGTTGCCTTCCGGCCGATATTCCGGACGGGATTTCTGTGGATGTGTCCCAACTGCAGTTGAACCAGGGGATTAAAGTTAAAGACGTTGTGTTGCCCGCGGGCGTGGAATGCATTACAGAGGGGGAGGGGTTGGTGTTGAATATTGTGGCGCCTGTGGAAGAAGAAGTGGCCCCGACCCCGGTGGCCGGCGCTGTGGCCGCGGGTGGAACGGAGCCCGAAGTCATTGCAAAGGGCAAGAAACCGGAGGAAGGCGAAGCGGTTCCTGGGGGCAAAGCCCCGGCGGCGGGAGCCAAAGCCGCGCCAGCGGGCAAGGAGAAAAAATAA